ATTTTTCCTAGTCGGAAACCATAAGACGATGACAAAAGTAAAATGAATCTGATTTAATCTGGCAACGAAACGCTTCTTGTCATATAATAGGAAATTGTCATCTTCGTCTTATTTCTTCTTAATCGGaaaccataacaacaacaacaacaaacaacaacaaaacccaatcccatatgtgtggggtatgggggaggtgagacgtagacaatccttcctctaccattgaataaagagaagtcgtttctccatcccgagtgaaacactcacaagagtagagagaGTCATCCCTCTCtcgattcgacggataaagagattgcttccaagcgGACCTCCGGccagataaaaataaaaaaataaaaaaataaaaataaatatatatatatatatatatatatatatatatatatatattaataaaaattataaaataaataaataataaataataaatagataaataaataaataaaactaaaataaaattaaataaagaaaTAATTAAATGaagacgtcatgaaaatggtagGATTAAATTTTCATGGGATTTAGAAACATGCCTGAAGTTCAATTTAAGTTCAATTTAGGCTTGAAGTAGCAGTCGAGTTGCCAATAAATCGACACTCGCTATTGGCTCACTAAGTAGGGCCGtaattagaaagaaaaaaagataataataaataaataaataatatatatatatatatatatatatatatatatatatatatatacgtgaaatatataataaataaatgtatatatattctaattaaagtcctccacgcattcctattagaagtcatgtcctcggttaataagagctccttcaagtcgagcttaattctatcctcccacctacgtgtaggtctaccccttctccttacaccgtcaaccgaaagtgcctcgactctcctaacAGGTGCAGTAAGAGGTCGTctcctcacatgcccaaaccatcgaagccgttcttctcttagcttgtcgatgatgcttctaactttcaggttctccctcaaaacactatttggaatcatatccaacatggttttaccgcatgtccacctaagcatcctcatctctgccacctccatccttcacTCTTGCGCCTTCGTCAATGGCCAACACTCAGATCCGTATAgcatggcaggtctaattgccaccttgaagaatttccctttcagcttaagggggatcttcttgtcgcataaCACTCCAGTCGCTGCCCTCCACTTTACCCATCCTACTTTAATGCGGTGCGACACGTCTTCATCTATCCTCCCGGATTTGTGGAGCACCAAACCATGGTATTTAAACGAAGTTTGTGGATGCAGGATCTGGTCTCCAATGCAGATGTTCACTCCATCATCTTGTACATCATCGTTCTTAAGGAAATCACATCTAAGATATTCCGTTTTTTGTCTACTAACTTTAAGACCATTGCTTTCTAAGGCCATCCTCCATTGCTCCAGTCTTCTATTAAGCTCCTCCTTAGATTCGGAAACAagcacaatatcatcggcaaaaatcaagCACCAAGGGATACACTCTTGTATCTCTCGAGAAAGCTCGTCAAGGATCAAAACGAAAAGAAGTTGGCTAAGGGTCAATCCCTGATGCAGACCTACTCCTATTGGAAAAGCTTCAGTATTTCCCATCGGCGTTCGAACGCAAGACTTCGCCCCTTCGTACATatccctaataatactaatatattttCCCGAGATACTTCTACCATTAAGGGTCTTCCATATCAAGTTTCGTGGGACGCAATCATAGGCCTTTTCCAAGTCAATGAAAACCATCTCTaagttcttttgtttttctttataCTTCTCCATCAGGTTCCTAATAATATGGATTTCCTCTATcgaagagcgccctggcatgaaaccaaattggttctccgaaatATCTGTTATGCGTCGAAGTCTAGTCTCTATCACTCTcgcccaaagcttcatagtatgactaagtagttttatgcctctataattaccGCAGATTTGAGCATCCCCCTTGTTCTTATAGATGGGGATAATCTAGCTTAGTCGGAAACCATAAGTAGATGACAAAAGTAAAATGAATCTGATCCGATCCGATCCGAAAGGCGCATCATTATTCGTCTTTCCAGAACTCTCATATccctaaacaaataaatataaaagtGGTCCGTCTTTAAATAAAAAGCCTAATAATTAGAGATGGGTCGGCTCTTTTATATAGGTCATACCGCTTACGGGTCGAGGATCAATATGTTTATCTCTTTAGTCCAAACCCAAAAAAAACACCCCTTGCGATGTCTTTGTACGGGTACAACACGTTTGTTGGATATGTTCTCTATCTTCTTGTATTTACCGAACATAATTACGATTGTTAAACTCTTAGATATTCATGCCTGGCAAACGGGCCGATTGGGTCGAGACCCAAACGTGTTTGGGTCAAAACGGGTCATGGAGCGAACGGGTCTCATTTTCAAATGGGTCGGGTCCAAATGGGTTAGGTCGGGTCAAGTCGAGATCCATTTTTCCTTATAAATTGTTATAatgatatattttttgttttttcatttatttacatttttcattttttatttttcattttttatttttttattttttctttttaataATTTTTTCATATTTTTTATGGTTTTTTTATAAttcttttaaaacatttttttttattcttttattACTTTAGACAAAATTAAACGTGAAACTGAAAACTGTAACTGGAACGCGAAACTGAAACGCAAAATAGAAAACTGAAACGCAAAACAGAAAATCGAAAAACAAAACTGAAACTGGAAACTGAAATGCAAAACTGAAACTGAAATAAAAAAAAGGAAGCTGAAAAGCAAAAATGAAAATGAAACGCGAAACTAAAATGCAAAACTGAAACGCGAAACTGAAAACTGAAACACAAAATGGAAACTGAAAGGAAAAACTGAAATGTAAAACTGAAACGCGAAACTGAATAACAGAAATGTAAAACTAAAACCGAAATTGAAACACGAAATTGAAAACTGAAACGAAAAACTGAAAATTGAAAATGAAACTGAAACGTGAAAGTGAAACTGAAAGACAAAACTGAAACTAAAACGCGAAACTAAAAACTGAAACGAAAAGAGAAAATTGAAATCAAACTGACACAAGACCCGTTGGACCCATTACTACTTATTGTGTTTTATAGATTTAGACCCAATTGACTCATTCCTTAGATTTGTCTAAGAGTCATATGGGTCTTGGCGAAAACCATTAAACCCGTTTTGAAGAGTTTAGGTTTACTTTGACATGCATAAATATATGATGTTGTAATTTGTGAAGCTTACAGGTTTTTATGGGAAATTATTGATAATGGCTTCCGTGAAGACTTATGTGATAGGAATTATGGACCAAACAAAAATTGATTTCGCAAAATCACAAATTATATGATTAACAAACCAAAAAAAATGTGAAACATTAAATCGACACGGCCAGGGTTATATCCAATCGTTGTGATTGGTTTAATCCACTACTAACTAGAGAGTTACTTTATTATTTTTGTGCTCTAGCGTTGTAATATAATAGGGTAATATAATAGGGTTTGACATATAGGAAGCCTAAAAAACTAAATGTAATATCAAAAATAGGCTGAAAATCTGGAATTAAAACTTAGTCTCCAAGTGACAGATCCCACTTGGATCAATGCAATTCCTTTGGGATCACTGCTCCCACCTAATCAAAATCTCCCATTTCGATCACATGAGATCCAAGGTTCACACCGCGACATTATGCTTTTCTCAAGTACCAAATCACATCCACCAACAAAACTTATTTCTTATTCCTCATCTTATTTCTTCAATATATCAAGAAATAATCAAAGTTTTACCCATTAATTGAATTTGGTGTCTCAAATATGAAATATGATGAACAAACTGGAAGTAAATTGGAgggtaatgataccgcaacccgcatgcgcaccccatATGTATGCGGGTACCCGCTAGGGTGCGTATGCGTATGCCCatgtgcgttatgcggtatgcggatccgtatccaatgcctttgttcccggtatagcaattacttggctatcaagtaaatatcttttccataattacatccgtgattcgggggtgtttgttatggaaaggattgcctttatctcgaatggttctagaattagggttcgcctatatatacaaaccctaactatcattctagaCATCATCACCTTACGTAACAAcatcatctagcatcttctcaaggttaacaggttagtctcttgattaactagcacctacgaccttatttggggccttctaatcgacgatcgtcattaaaaggtggacttaatcacttggccaccccaccgacatcatcatgtcggccgggtttattcacggtagccggaccggagagcctcgttctaagatccttaaaccacactaacgtattgagcaggcatgttaaaccctatggtaaaaatatgcatgatcagagGGGGCAGATAAGAAATTTGTGGTTAAATGTAACAAATTGATAATGAGTTTATCACTAAAGCAAGCACTCCTTGAATTGTAATTGGTTTTGGTACTCTTGTTTTCACTAGGATAGTCATTATTGTTCATGAGTACTGGCTTGTAATACTTTAGTAACCATATATGCTTGTTAGTTTAAGTGCATTGTAGTTGCTAGTTGCTTGCGGTGTGTATCATAATCACTACTACCTTTCATCAAGCGTCAATAAAATTATTACAATGAGTACAAGTGTACAACCCATTTAGACTCTACCTGACCCAACCCATTTAGACTCGACCTGACCCAACCCATTTAGACCCGTCTAAAAAGTACCCGTCTTGAACCAAACACATATTGACCCGACCCAATTGCCATGCATAATTGTATGAATGCATGCTATATGATAGAAATTGACTCAGACTTTTGAGCTTAACTATTCTTTTTCATACACGCTTTTTAGTAGTATGATGGTCAATGCTTAAGTTCTGCCAAAAGCTGAACTATATCTCTCGTTGGTCAATGGGTCGATATTTGCCTAAAAATTAGACAAAATGCCTATAGCGGCTACATGACCTTCAAGACCCACATTATTTGCAAATGTTGTTATTTTGTTCATACAAATCTTTCCTATTTTTTGGCGTTCTCGAATGTACCATTTTATGAGACTTTGATAGTGCGCTCCAATCGCAGTTTCACCCTTTTTAAGTATCCATTTTCAAAGAGGTAATAATTCAATTTAACCATTCAAATTTGCACGAAAGTTTTCTAACTAAAAAAATAGTTCATAGTAACATTTTGTTTCCAATATTTCAGTTTATTAATCAACCAAGCATCACATAAGTTTTCTAACACAACAACAATTTTTATTAGAAACACTTGTTACTACAACGCTACATAGATCTTCTTTTTCAAGGGCAGTTTGAGTTTCTACCGGGTCTACCATAATAAAAGTGGGTGCCCCAATTGTCACCGTTGACTGTTTGAGCGTTACAGCAATTGGGTTTCGTAGTGAATGTTTCAGTGTCTTTAGGAGTCCTCAAACTGTTGGATTCATCTACTAATTTAATATCTCTGAAATAACTTGCTTTACTAAATCCCTCTTCATGGAACTGACCGCTGCCCATTTGGGTAGTTTTATGCTGCCCGTTTACACCACCTCTCCGCCCCACTCTATTGTTGATGCGTTTTGAGCTAGATATGAAAACAGTTTGGCGGGCCAATATCCCAACACTTGCCCGTTTTCATTGCATCCACCAATCGCCTCCCCGTGGGTCCTACCCAAAAATATATCATATCTAAAAACGTGAAACTTAGTAATACAACCTATTCAATCATTTTAAACCATCACAAGACAGCCCAGTCTAGGTTCGAATCTTGTGTTAGTCATAGATGAGTTGAAAACGGCCATGGTGTAATCCGGTTGGCCCACGTATATTAAAGTCTTATAACTCTAACTCTCGATAATTTTACCGCAAAAGATCATGCTAAAAAAATCTTTGATCAAAATCTTTTAAGCAACATGCATGAATCATGATTAAAAATTTCGAAAAGATACCTTCCAAATAAGTATGGTAATATCAAATGGGAACCTTGTAATTGAGAAATAGGTGATATACTAGCCCCTATCGCAGTCTCATTGTTTGTTTGTATAAACCCTGAGCAAAGAAGATTGTGACACCCTGTTGTTTGATATCCTTCACTCAACTCAAAATTAGAAGGTTAGAAACAAAATGTCATTAAATAAAGAGTGATTGAACAAAAAGTCATTTAACTGTATTGCACTAATTTAGATGACCTTACAGTCCAGTATATGAGGAGTCTGGTTTTGTTATCTCCATACAATTCTGGGTTCACCTGTTTCCATAGATGGGTGaaatttttttttgtcaaaattagCAGTTACTTTTGataattgttaaaaaaaaaattggttGGTCTAGTTACTAATCGTGTTAAGATAATACTAAATTGGTAAACGGAACACCAGTTAAAAGGTGACTGTTTTTAACCCTTTTTGTGACTACCCTAAGATCTGCTGCTAATGAGGTTTAAACACAAGACATCTTATTGAAATATCAGAACTCCAGCAACTAACCTATCTCAGAATGATTTGTTTGTGTTAAGACGATAAAAAaggttctttttttttttctttttcttttttagatGATGAGAATTAGTGAAGTAGAGAAGGGATTTACCCTGCCAACCAGCTTCAATGGTATTGAGATCAGAATTAAAAGTGCCTCCCAATACCCAAGTTTGTGACAAACTGAATTCGTTTATCTGTTGAGTCTTTGGGTTCCAAACATTCATTGTTGCTTTAGCTCCTTAAAATTCTCCATGAGTGTAGGCAATTGCATGCTAAAAAACATGAGGAATTACCCGTTTCAACATTTGTTCAACAATTTGAATAAATAAAAACACAAGTTTCAACCGGGTTGGGTTACCAGAATAGTGAAAATATATTCCGCTTACCCGTTTAGATACGTGAAAATATATAAGTTATGGTAATTAACTTACTAATGTGTGTATCTATTTACTTAATTCACTTAAATTAATGGACTTACCTCATGAGTATTATCATTAGGATCATTGATTGAAGCTTGATTGAGCAACAATAGTAAGATTGCTTTTCTTGCCATAAGATTTAATAGAACTTTCTCTAAGTACATCTTCTTTCTTTGTTCTAATGGAAATTGTTCTTTTTGGGCATTTACCATTTAAATGCTCAGATTTATGTTTTGCTAAGATTTTCATATAATCACGGTTAACGAAATCGATATTGAATAACATGATGTCAAAGACATACAAGATATATCAGACAAGATCAAAATAAGAACTCATGTTCATCTTGTAGCAACCAGAAAATCAACCAGAATTTTTGAGTAAAGAAAATCAACCAGAAATATTTTGGGAATAACAGAATCAACCATAAATACTCTTAATTAGACATGAAACATAACACACATATCACTTTACAATATTAAGATAGAAAAACATAAGTATCAATTTGCAACGATTATGTAAAAGTTGAGTAACATCTTATTAAATAATAAGGAGCTCTAAATTCATAATCAAAAAAGAGAGTAAGACCAAATATGTAAATTTCACAATTAAAATTATTACAAATACCTTCAGCATTCAACCACGGATATAGAACTATTCATACAAGCACCTTTTATCATGCAAGATGTTTTTAGAAATAAAGAACGGAACCTTATACATTATAACAATTTTTGTGATAGAGAACTGCTTATATCACTCTGTGAAAGTACAACAGGTCACAAAGTCATATATACATTATTAGTATAGTGTCATTTAAtgattaaaataaaaacatatttTTCACTTTGTTCAGACATGATTAATCATTGAATGCAAACAAAGAATTACACAGACTTGGTGGTGGTGGTAAatatacaactttttgtatattgatGTTTGAGTAACAAAAAATATTTCTATATAAAGATCGAGCTTTCAAGCAGAGCTTAAGTATGCAAAACAAAAGCTCGTTGAGTTATCAAGTCAGCTCAAATACACCCTATTTCAAAGTACCAAAACATGGTGCTTGTTTCTGTATTTACCTCCCTATATTCCTATGGGAGAAGAAAAAGGACAAGCTGAACTTATAAAACTTTTTGTAATTGGAAACACGAGCTGTAAACTAAATATGAGAACAAAAAGAAAAGAACAGGAATGTGCAGGAGCGTCGATTAAATGTGCCTAAATTAAATGTACATGATTTAAAACCATGGAAATTTGATCCCACCATTTTCATGATGTCTcaagttttattttttatattttatttcaatttttttataaaattttttcctacttattggccggaggtccattcggaagtaatctctttatccgtcgaaaatagagagagggatgactttctctacttcttGAAGTgtatcactctgggtggagaaatgacttctgtttattcaaagataggggatggattgtctacatctcacctccccatacaccacacaTGTGGTattaggttttgttgttgttgtaaaaaGAAAAGAACACTATGATTAAAACCAAAACACCCAAAGGACTACATCTTTAATTGTATTGCTTGCATCTTACTTCTACTACATAATGCGTATATATAGATACAAGGATGACATATAAAAGAAAAAGGATACTAACCTAAAAAGGAAGATACTATTCTAGAACCTTCTAATAAAAAATACTAAATACATAATTAATCATATCTAATATATTCTAACACTTTTAATGATTGATGTCTGCTCATGCAAGCTAAAAAGTACACCAAAGATCACTTCAAGCGTGTTGTAACTAACTCTATTTTAACAATGTTGGCCATGGTCTTCAAATACTAGAAAAATTAGGCCTGTTTTTTGGTACTGTAATATGATGCATGTACACTCACAAAAGTGGTGTAAAGTGCGTCACAAGCTTGGGCCCTCCCTTTTGAAAAACATCTTTTGTCTTTACAAATATAACAACTTCACAATTTTTTTCAAATCGAAATAACAAAATATTAACTTGATCTGAGCAACACATCAAATGTTCACAGTGATGTCATCAACAGAAATTAGATATCTTTGATCTTATAGTAAACACACGCGTCAATGTAGATATAATGCACTAATCTTTAATATAACCAAAACTCACTAGCACAAGAAGTAAATGAATAGCCAATGTATGAAGACTTGAAAGTGATACCTGTACTTTGATCTATATACCTTGGAAcatggcatcatcatcatcatcatcatcatcatcatcatcatcatcatcatcatcaataaatgATAGAATTTGACTGATGAAGCAGAGCTAGTGTCTCCGTATAGGAGCTCACAAAACATGAGGTCAATAAACCATCGTTTCCAACAAGCCCACGATCTTTGACATGTCCAGAGCAAGGTTCATAAACTTCAACTTTTTATGTTTCATCATAATCATCACTCACATAAATTATAAGCTCACCATTCTTCCTAAACTCAAGTACCTCACTGAAACCCACACCATCACGAAGCTTAACGGTGTAAATTTTTGTATACAAACCATGAAGAACCTTCCACACGACATTAACTGGGTTTTTAGCCTCCCTGTAGCTTTCAATCACAACAAGAGAATCCATCAGTTTAAAGAGAGATAAAAATCCGGGGGAACGTACTAAACTATCCGATAGAAACACTTCACCAAATTCTTCATTTTTCAAATCAAATGAAATAATCCGATTATGTCTATTTTCCCAAGCCATAGCAAGCCTATCATAACCATGCCAATAAATAACCCCGTTTATAAAAACCTGTTGCCCCGACAAATGAACTGTTTTGTAAGGCATATCGATAGTAGATATACTTCTCCAATCCCCCGAGCTTAACGTAAACACCTCAACTTCTTCCCAAGAGACACAATATAAAGTGTCACCTCCCtggattttattttgtctaatcttTACAAGCTTAGGATCACCAGCGTTAGGACAAACTACAAAACCGATAACAACATCTGAGTGCAGCGTAATCATCACATCTGGAACAACTATACCAACTGATTTCCTAATTGTTGGATTCCATAACACAACCATCTGTGTTCCATAGCCTATGCCTATATATTGAGAGAGACCGAATAAACATACAATTCCATAAGAAGAACCGATTATTTTAAGTGCCCGAAATCAATTAAGAGTTACAGGAACAGTAGGGCAACACTTGTGTTGCGGAAAACTATCATCATCAATTATTGAAAGATAATTTTGTACTTTATCTAATTTATACATTAAGAGTAGATGATGTGGCTGATTTTCGCGCAGGCAGTTGTCATGGATAAACTTGGAACTGTCGATGAGTGATTTCCAGGGTTTTGAAACGGATCTGAATCTAATCAGTGATTTGATTGGAAGCTTTTTGATGATTTCAGTTTGTAGGTCGAATGGTACGACATCAGACATATTAGGGTTTGAGGAGGTTTAATTCCGATGGGAGTGTGAAACTGAAATTGAGAATATACTGAGTAATTCAGAACGTCCGTTGAAAGCATATGTAGGCTTACTACGATCCAGTTATGAGCTCGGGCCTGTTTTTAAATAACAGGCTTCAATACAAGATTGGTATAGCAAAATCGTCATAATAAAAAGATCATAATAATTTTAGAAGTTAACAATTGTTATTTATAAATAGTGTCACTGTAGTTATAATTTTTACATTAATTAGAACCTTAAATTTTACATCCAGAAATCTATAATCTAtaaatctataatctataatctatctataatctataatctatccataaacatatataaatcgtGAAGGATAATCCTAGGTGTCAATCCTTAACTACTCCTTAATCTCAAATGCTGACGTGTAAAACCAACACTTAATcacaattaaaactaattaatcaaCCTAATTTCCCCCTGACATCTAAAATCGACAATCAAAAAAATCAAAAAACACGCAGCAGAAATCCCCAATCTTTCTTCTCCTACGGCTCCTCTCCTATCCCTTCGATCCGAAAATTCCATCATCTCATATCCTTAAATCGATATTTAGTCTTCATTAGGATCCTCGATACGCAATCAAAGGCCGCCACCGATCAAATCGCATACAAAAAGATTAATAAAATAAAACGCCGTTCATCAACCCTAATCCTTTGAAAATCGATATCTATATGTATTCAGATTGGCAACGCATCAACGTTCTAAGGATGATTAATGTTTCTTTCAGCGAATTGAATTCGTCATCTAAAAAGGGCATCAGGTATGTTCAGGTATGTTTCATCGATTTGATTTCGGTTTCTAAACTAGGGGATCAGCGATGTTTCTTGCCTTCGTTAGTAACATTTGTTAAGTATTCATATTTTTTATACCTAATGATTTTAGCATCTCTAAATGAGTATTGGTATAAATTAAAGATTATGCTTATAGTTTCAATATATAGTTTGCATCTGACAAAGATAGAATGAGGCATGATGATGTAAAATATGTGACGGATTATATATAATTTACAACTGTATTCTACTCTGTGTGTGCAAGACAAAAGAAAGACATTAGCAAATTTGACTAAATGAAGTAACATTTGGATAGATAAAAGTAGGAACTATGAGttctaaaaaatatacttttacataAAAAAAAGTTCAATAAAAGTAGAAACTGTGGAGGATATCAGGAAAGGCTCAAACATAAGCAACTTGATTCAATATCCACATATATGGGTAAGATGGATATTATCATGTCTAATCACTTAGTTCTTTGTACAAAATGGACTGGCAAGCGAGTTCGGTAGCAACTAAAAGTCAAACTGTCAAAGCTAATAATATTATCGTAGGGTTGAAATAGGCTGGGTTGGTTTAACACGAAAGACATGCACACCTTTACTTTGAATTATTATATGTGTCAAATACGACTAAAACAGATGCGTCATGATAGTTGCTTCAATAATCAATTTAGTAGGTAATATGCGTTTGAAACTCAAACAGAAAATCTCAACATGGTTGCTTCACTATATTTGATATATTTTCTTATACTCATTTGATATGACATGTTAGAATTATGACTTACTCTGCTACAACCCATTTGTAAGTAAACGGGCTGAGATGAGGTGAATTATGTAAGTACTTCTCTCACTAATAGTGCATTTCCAGGTACAAATTGATATTATCTCAGAGTCTTCATTCAAAGTTTTCACGGATGTCGTACGTGGTGGTTGACTTATCGAATTGTTAGGAGTGCATTCAGGGGCCAAAGCTGTTTCCTATACTGCTGTGAAGAACTGTGAATTTGTCAGTTAAATAGATTAACAGTTTCCGAGTTTTGAAGATCATTGAAGACGGTAATAtgatatagtgtttttaatttataTGCTCTTTGTCCTGGCGAATGTGGATTTGGTAATGGTCAAAATTTTATGGATCAAGTAGCTAATATTCTACTTCGGATCAAATAGGTCAGGTGTTTAACCGCAGACATTGTCAGTAcctatatttaactttaataattagtTAGGAATATGTGAGTTATGATTATATACACTGTTTATTTCGTTATATGTATTACTTAACGAATGGTTTTATTTGTTAGTTTGCAGCTGCTTTAGTATTGAGATGGTGGGAGTTAGTGTCATCATTTGACCCTTTTCACAAGTTATCATGAAGATTCTTCTAGTATGCTTCTTCAACTGATCCATTTGTTTTATGTTGTAGTTGTAAAAATCGGTTTGGTATCGTTGATGATTTATGATAAAATTTTGTTTACATAATTTGCTTTTGTTTTGGGTGTGATTGCACGTTAAAATGTTAACAGATTCTCATGGCACAAAGTAAGCTTTTATGTAATTATTCTTTTAGCTGCAAAATAAATCAAAAAGTAAATTGTTGATTAGTCATATTCTTATAGCTTCATGAGAAGCTTTTGGGATGATATTTCTAATAATACTGGTACGAGTCTTTAGGATTTTTAAAGTCTTCTTTTTAATTGTATGGTTACATCAAGTTGTTTATGTTaatttgaagtatgtttttcatttACAACTTCACATGCCTATTCATACGACAGCGACAGCAATGTAACTGATTCATTATTGTCACTTCACACCTGAAGGTATGTTACCTTGATTCTCCTTATTAAAGAATGGTTTGATTTTATGGTTAtggcatttatttatttttttttccaaAGTTTTGGTAACTTAATTGTAACATTGCTACGATGTTTTTATAGTTTTTACAGGTTTGTCCTATTTACATGGACATACCTAAAAACATCGTTACAATTTGGTGCGGTCATACACCATGTTGGAAACATTATTACAATATGGCATTTTATATGATGCAGGTGTTGCCATGATGACAACCCCCCCACCACCCACATAGCAATTTGAAGAATCAAATTCAACGGAAGGTAGCTCAAGTTTCTGACAAAGAGACTATAACAACAAAGAGAAAGAAGATTTAGATATTGGTTTTGTGGTGTAACTCAACTAACTTCAGTTAAACGAACACAAGTATGCAACTTATACTTTCTTATACATCATCATGGTTCGAAACTTTTAATTAGTAAAGTGTTGTGGTTGTCCATTTAGACACTTTAACCCGTTTTGCATTTTTTGAAGTCCAACATGTTGTAGACAAATGACTTGATCAGAATAAGATAATTTCAGTTACAAGATTTAATTTACTTTTTAATCTTCGTATCAATTACTTTGTTCATTTAAAAGCTAAAATTCAATTTATAGTAACAACTTACCTCTTTATAGAGAACATTTTGTACTCTGTATTACTTATGTTGTATATTGT
This genomic stretch from Rutidosis leptorrhynchoides isolate AG116_Rl617_1_P2 chromosome 11, CSIRO_AGI_Rlap_v1, whole genome shotgun sequence harbors:
- the LOC139875298 gene encoding uncharacterized protein produces the protein MVVLWNPTIRKSVGIVVPDVMITLHSDVVIGFVVCPNAGDPKLVKIRQNKIQGGDTLYCVSWEEVEVFTLSSGDWRSISTIDMPYKTVHLSGQQVFINGVIYWHGYDRLAMAWENRHNRIISFDLKNEEFGEVFLSDSLVRSPGFLSLFKLMDSLVVIESYREAKNPVNVVWKVLHGLYTKIYTVKLRDGVGFSEVLEFRKNGELIIYVSDDYDET